The following are encoded together in the Perca fluviatilis chromosome 23, GENO_Pfluv_1.0, whole genome shotgun sequence genome:
- the ift46 gene encoding intraflagellar transport protein 46 homolog has product MERAGRGKDTRLLKNQPYDESLEVNDPDEVASVYSPIPLSQRQPESRRSRKGRGLMSANSDEFTEDRKPQRPNEPAGGLPGVSLNGEDEEEEEEEEEEEEEDSDEDDSDDDDELGEAPEGAYNPADYANLPVSTEIKELFQYITRYSPQPIELEHSLKPFIPEFIPAVGDIDAFLKVPRPDGKADDLGMLCLDEPSVKQSDPTVLSLWLSEETKQHGASELKKVTSVVSPQSNPRAVDSWVESISALHRSKPPASVQYSRAMPDIDSLMQEWPAELEELLGRLQLPPARLNCSLAEYTDSVCGLLDIPVYGSRIQSLHLLFSLYLEFRDSQHFTRRA; this is encoded by the exons ATGGAGCGGGCTGGCCGGGGGAAAGACACCAGACTGCTGAAGAACCAGCCGTACGACGAGAGCCTGGAGGTGAATGACCCTGATGAGGTAGCGAGCGTCTACAGCCCGATTCCCCTCAGCCAGCGTCAG CCAGAGTCCAGGAGGAGCAggaaggggcgtggcctgatgTCGGCCAACAGTGACGAGTTTACTGAGGACCGCAAGCCTCAGAGGCCCAACGAGCCCGCCGGCGGCCTGCCTGGCGTCAGTCTGAACggagaggacgaggaggaggaggaggaagaagaagaagaggaggaggaagactcCGATGAAGATGACTCAGACGATGACGACGAGCTGGGCGAGGCCCCCGAGGGTGCGTACAACCCCGCCGACTACGCCAACCTGCCCGTCAGCACCGAGATCAAAGAGCTGTTCCAGTATATCACACG CTACAGCCCTCAGCCCATCGAGCTGGAGCACAGCCTGAAGCCCTTCATCCCAGAATTCATCCCAGCTGTCGGTGACATCGATGCCTTCCTGAAG GTGCCGAGGCCGGACGGTAAAGCGGACGACCTGGGTATGCTGTGTCTGGACGAGCCCAGCGTGAAACAGTCGGACCCCACGGTGCTGTCGCTGTGGCTGTCAGAGGAGACCAAGCAGCACGGAGCCAGCGAG ttGAAGAAGGTGACGAGTGTAGTCAGCCCCCAGTCCAACCCTCGGGCGGTGGACAGCTGGGTGGAGAGCATCAGCGCGCTGCACCGCTCCAAACCCCCGGCCAGCGTGCAGTACAGCCGTGCGATGCCGGACATCGACAGCCTGATGCAGGAGTGGCCGGCCGAGCTGGAGGAGCTGCTGGGCCGCCTGCAGCTGCCGCCCGCCCGCCTCAACTGCAGCTTGGCCGAGTACACCGACTCCGTCTGCGGCCTGCTGGACATCCCGGTTTACGGCAGCCGGATCCAGTCTCTGCACCTGCTGTTCAGCCTCTACCTGGAGTTCAGAGACTCGCAGCACTTCACGCGCAGAGCTTAG
- the LOC120553083 gene encoding zinc finger protein 239-like, which translates to MEEDTQNPEQQSNSVPERQATGPSSGTNNVQKRGGQEARPKSHQGLETGAKPHSCDHCDKVFKKMSHLKNHQSVHTGDKPYRCDQCGKGFARAGTLKVHYGIHTGAKPYTCDQCGAAFLHKYHFQSHQYVHTGEKHYNCDQCEKVFTTRGDLKNHQRIHAGYKPHKCEHCGAAFARRGPLVRHLRIHSGEKPHWCNICGRVFARGYTLDVHRRTPTGERPYVCDFCDKAFSTSGTLASHQRVHTGDKPHSCDLCEKTFSIRGNLEVHRRVHTGEKPYWCEECGKSFGSGSTLKSHQRSHNKKQEAKTAVGDIRHYC; encoded by the exons ATGGAGGAGGACACCCAGAACCCGGAGCAGCAGAGCAACAGCGTTCCCGAAAGACAAGCAACAGGCCCGTCCTCTGGTACCAACAatgttcag AAACGTGGGGGACAAGAGGCACGTCCCAAGTCTCACCAGGGACTTGAGACTGGAGCGAAACCACACAGCTGCGACCACTGTGACAAAGTTTTCAAAAAGATGAGTCACCTGAAAAACCACCAAAGCGTCCACACCGGGGACAAGCCGTACAGATGTGACCAGTGCGGAAAAGGTTTTGCGAGGGCAGGCACCTTAAAAGTCCATTACGGCATACACACCGGAGCCAAACCGTATACCTGTGACCAATGTGGGGCAGCGTTCCTACACAAGTATCACTTCCAAAGTCACCAGTACGTTCACACCGGAGAGAAACACTACAACTGTGACCAGTGTGAGAAAGTTTTCACCACTAGAGGTGACCTAAAGAACCATCAGCGCATTCACGCGGGGTATAAACCGCACAAGTGTGAGCACTGCGGGGCAGCTTTCGCGAGGCGCGGGCCGCTGGTTCGCCACCTGCGCATCCACTCCGGAGAGAAACCGCACTGGTGCAACATCTGCGGGAGAGTCTTCGCCCGGGGCTACACCTTAGACGTCCACCGACGCACTCCCACCGGAGAGAGACCGTACGTGTGCGACTTCTGCGACAAGGCTTTCAGCACATCGGGGACCCTGGCGTCCCACCAACGGGTTCACACGGGAGATAAGCCGCACAGCTGCGACCTGTGTGAGAAAACGTTCAGCATTCGCGGTAACCTGGAAGTCCACCGCCGCGTTCACAcgggagagaagccgtactggtgtgaagaATGCGGGAAGAGCTTTGGTTCAGGGAGTACCCTTAAAAGCCACCAACGCagtcacaataaaaaacaaGAGGCCAAAACGGCAGTCGGCGACATTAGAcattattgctaa